One window of the Armatimonadota bacterium genome contains the following:
- a CDS encoding AbrB/MazE/SpoVT family DNA-binding domain-containing protein, giving the protein MEDCFFGTVNVGERGQVVIPAEARKKLDIQTGDKLVVMGHPAKQGLMMVKIGAMREFLDDLATKLNLADADHTGEDSE; this is encoded by the coding sequence ATGGAGGACTGCTTCTTCGGGACGGTCAACGTGGGCGAACGCGGACAGGTCGTGATTCCCGCCGAGGCGAGGAAGAAGCTCGACATTCAGACCGGGGACAAGCTCGTCGTCATGGGCCATCCTGCGAAACAGGGGCTCATGATGGTCAAGATCGGTGCCATGCGCGAGTTTCTCGACGACCTGGCGACAAAGCTCAATCTCGCCGATGCCGATCATACCGGCGAAGATTCGGAGTGA